The Vitis riparia cultivar Riparia Gloire de Montpellier isolate 1030 chromosome 3, EGFV_Vit.rip_1.0, whole genome shotgun sequence genome includes a region encoding these proteins:
- the LOC117910851 gene encoding probable disease resistance RPP8-like protein 2: protein MGMQGIGKTTLANLIFNHKAVVDHFPFAVRRSDGCRLQLRNKEELMESDLSQLGDVWSYDDEMQRLKAFLINNRSLIVLDDSHLLYDMIEVLPDTLNGSRMILTTCETRLPPNLKMKSDPHQLRLRTDEESWALFTHALKFSIPPELLKLKDEIAKRCGGLPLLIVKLGEALSHKDATIEEWSTALQQFHHDQQQLWPNTIYKIHKDLSLYMRRCLFYFTLFPQDFDIPARRLITLWVAEDLVQPEGENETPEDVAERCLNFLIAQGMVQVTKKKLNGNVKMVRLPDALRQYWSSKAQQATFLGVHTNTRSDLSLGTNKIRRLVDHLDKEDISFDHIHGNHSTTSSTSLTPYYEDVLSFLSFDTRKESKPGEEVRNFLRQSISSGCFLVLLVLDLDNVFRPKLPEAMGKLTRLRYLGLRSTFLEILPSSISKLQNVQTLDMKHTCINALPYSIWKLQQLRHLHLSESCRSKLMLQHDTNIPTILQTLCGLLVDEETPVRDGLDRLLDIRKLGLTVSSKQEAITLQLQAVVDWVLKLNQLRSLRLKSIDESNQPWDLELKPLVSLVNLSYIYLLGQLRNPSIMSQFPYSLIDLTLSGSGLVEDPMQSLDKLPNLRSLKLLAKSYLGKNMLCSLGGFPQLRVLKLWKLEQLEEWNVEKGALRALRDLEIRFCRSLKIIPAELLHRTLLKIEIISTQV, encoded by the exons ATGGGTATGCAAGGCATCGGAAAGACAACCCTAGCAAATTTGATCTTTAACCATAAAGCTGTTGTGGATCATTTCCCCTTTGCTGTTAGGAGGTCAGATGGCTGTCGACTTCAGCTTCGTAACAAGGAAGAATTGATGGAGTCCGATCTAAGTCAATTGGGAGATGTGTGGAGTTATGATGACGAGATGCAACGGCTGAAAGCTTTCTTGATTAATAACAGGTCTCTCATAGTTCTAGATGATTCGCATCTCTTGTACGACATGATAGAAGTGCTTCCAGATACATTAAATGGCAGTAGAATGATTTTGACTACTTGCGAAACAAGGCTACCTCCAAATCTCAAAATGAAGAGTGATCCTCACCAACTGCGGTTACGGACAGATGAGGAGAGTTGGGCATTGTTTACCCATGCTTTGAAATTTAGCATACCCCCAGAATTGCTAAAGCTGAAAGACGAAATTGCAAAAAGATGTGGGGGGCTGCCACTGCTGATTGTAAAATTGGGGGAAGCACTCTCACACAAGGATGCAACCATTGAGGAGTGGTCCACTGCACTTCAACAATTTCATCATGACCAACAGCAACTTTGGCCCAATACCATCTACAAGATCCATAAGGATTTGTCCTTGTACATGAGGAGATGTCTATTTTATTTCACTCTATTTCCTCAAGATTTTGATATTCCGGCAAGAAGATTGATAACATTGTGGGTTGCAGAGGACTTGGTACAGCCAGAGGGCGAGAATGAAACTCCAGAAGATGTTGCAGAAAGGTGTTTGAATTTCTTGATAGCCCAGGGAATGGTTCAAGTGACAAAGAAGAAGCTTAATGGGAATGTTAAAATGGTGCGATTGCCCGATGCCCTAAGACAATATTGGTCATCCAAAGCTCAACAAGCCACATTTCTTGGAGTTCATACTAACACAAGATCTGACTTGTCCCTAGGCACCAATAAGATCCGTCGTCTGGTTGATCATCTTGATAAAGAAGATATCAGCTTTGACCATATTCATGGTAATCACAGCACAACTTCTAGTACTTCTTTGACACCTTATTACGAAGATGTACTTTCTTTTCTGTCCTTTGATACTCgaaaagaaagcaaaccagGAGAAGAAGTGAGAAACTTTCTTCGTCAAAGCATATCCAGTGGTTGCTTCCTAGTACTGCTCGTGCTTGATCTCGATAATGTATTCAGACCAAAGTTACCTGAGGCAATGGGCAAACTAACTCGACTAAGGTACCTTGGCTTAAGATCTACATTCCTCGAGATACTTCCATCATCTATAAGCAAGTTGCAGAATGTTCAAACACTGGACATGAAGCATACTTGCATCAACGCTCTTCCTTATTCAATCTGGAAGCTACAACAATTGCGACACTTACACTTGAGTGAGAGTTGTCGAAGTAAACTTATGCTTCAACATGATACAAATATTCCTACTATCCTCCAAACATTGTGTGGGCTTCTTGTAGATGAGGAGACTCCCGTAAGAGATGGCCTAGACAGGTTACTCGATATTAGGAAATTGGGATTGACAGTATCATCTAAACAAGAGGCAATAACATTGCAACTGCAGGCAGTAGTTGACTGGGTTCTAAAACTGAACCAACTCCGGTCTTTAAGGCTCAAATCTATTGATGAAAGCAATCAGCCATGGGATCTAGAGTTGAAGCCTTTAGTAAGCCTTGTGAATCTTTCTTACATTTACTTACTCGGACAGTTAAGGAATCCATCCATTATGTCCCAATTCCCATACAGCCTCATCGACCTCACCTTATCAGGGTCAGGACTTGTAGAAGATCCAATGCAGTCACTGGATAAGCTTCCCAACCTTAGAAGTCTTAAATTGCTTGCCAAATCTTATTTAGGGAAGAACATGCTTTGCTCTTTAGGAGGCTTTCCTCAGCTTCGAGTTCTTAAACTATGGAAGTTAGAGCAACTGGAGGAATGGAATGTAGAGAAAGGAGCACTACGAGCTCTTCGAGATTTGGAGATTAGGTTCTGCAGAAGTCTGAAAATTATTCCTGCAGAATTGCTACATAGAACTctcttgaaaattgaaattatatctACCCA gGTGTGA